The following proteins are encoded in a genomic region of Triticum dicoccoides isolate Atlit2015 ecotype Zavitan chromosome 1B, WEW_v2.0, whole genome shotgun sequence:
- the LOC119348723 gene encoding peroxidase 2-like, producing MAAASLKLSVALACVLLLSSSACHGLEVGYYKKTCPRVEAIVRDEVKKFVYKNAGIGAGLIRMFFHDCFVQGCDGSVLLDPTPANPQPEKLSPPNFPSLRGFEVIDAAKDAVEKACPGVVSCADIVAFASRDAAYFLSKMKIKINMPAGRLDGRVSNSTEALDNLPPPFFNLDQLVASFAAKGLSAEDMVVLSGAHTIGVSHCSSFVSDRIAVTSDIDGGFANFLRRRCPANPSTANDPTVNQDVVTPNALDNQYYKNVLAHKVLFTSDAALLTTPATTQMVRDSANIPGQWEAKFNKAMVKMGAIDVKTGKQGEIRRKCRVVNH from the coding sequence ATGGCCGCAGCTTCCCTTAAGCTTTCTGTTGCGCTGGCATGCGTACTGCTGCTGTCGTCGTCGGCGTGCCATGGCCTGGAGGTGGGTTACTACAAGAAGACATGCCCCCGAGTGGAGGCCATCGTGAGGGACGAGGTGAAGAAGTTCGTCTACAAGAACGCCGGCATCGGCGCCGGCCTCATCCGCATGttcttccacgactgcttcgtccAGGGATGTGATGGCTCCGTCCTCCTCGACCCGACGCCGGCCAACCCGCAGCCCGAGAAGCTGAGCCCTCCCAACTTCCCCAGCCTGCGTGGCTTCGAGGTGATCGACGCGGCCAAGGACGCCGTCGAGAAGGCGTGCCCCGGAGTGGTCTCGTGCGCCGACATCGTCGCCTTCGCCAGCCGCGACGCAGCCTACTTCCTTAGCAAGATGAAGATCAAGATCAACATGCCGGCGGGCCGCCTCGACGGCCGCGTTTCCAATTCCACGGAGGCCCTGGACAACCTGCCGCCACCATTCTTCAACCTCGACCAGCTCGTCGCCAGCTTCGCCGCTAAGGGCCTCAGCGCCGAGGACATGGTCGTGCTCTCCGGCGCCCACACCATCGGGGTCTCCCACTGCTCGTCCTTCGTCTCCGACCGCATCGCCGTCACCTCCGACATCGACGGTGGCTTCGCCAACTTCCTGAGGAGGAGGTGCCCCGCCAACCCGAGCACGGCCAACGACCCCACGGTGAACCAAGACGTGGTGACCCCCAACGCTCTCGATAACCAGTACTACAAGAATGTCCTCGCACACAAGGTGTTGTTCACGTCCGACGCCGCCCTTCTCACGACACCGGCGACGACACAGATGGTGCGCGACAGTGCCAACATCCCCGGGCAGTGGGAGGCCAAGTTTAACAAGGCCATGGTCAAGATGGGAGCCATCGATGTGAAGACCGGCAAGCAAGGCGAAATCAGGAGGAAGTGCAGGGTCGTCAACCACTGA